A part of Pristiophorus japonicus isolate sPriJap1 chromosome 15, sPriJap1.hap1, whole genome shotgun sequence genomic DNA contains:
- the LOC139281226 gene encoding mesothelin-like protein, with translation MQKAALPNCILSMKLLTVIATGFFLTILNAQPALGERGSERHSQVMLRRRVKREIACSTTFITGERTSNLLLPALYTAPQLDACLNNSVLLANLTELGQVAFSRDQLLVLKRKLGEMYPNGLPQERIQQLGFIITVYGPEEIQRWNITNADTLALVLLNSPNTNTTNAVIANYLQRSGPLNAVALDAIGGPTLCTLSEEHLRAILPSELKKAKPLDISTCTQAKKDIIFGIAKVAFQDQAGDPKAYYNLIKPYVGGAPVLDLQSLAASNISMDFQTFNGLNPVEVEKLTPQNLRDLLGTNLNSLKENENRPIVQRWVNFHTVAEVSSLGIGLQGGISEAGLGNFSFKELPGSASVNSYSLLLSICIAVMSISLQWLL, from the exons ATGCAGAAGGCAGCGTTGCCCAATTGCATCTTGTCAATGAAGCTCCTCACCGTTATCGCCACCG GTTTCTTTCTGACCATTTTGAATGCTCAGCCG GCTCTTGGTGAGAGAGGGTCAGAAAGACACAGCCAGGTGATGTTGAGAAGACGAGTTAAACGCGAAATTG CTTGTAGCACCACCTTCATAACAGGAGAAAGGACCAGCAATTTATTGCTGCCTGCTCTTTATACTGCTCCACAGTTAGACGCCTGTTTGAACAATAGTGTGCTGCTGGCCAACCTCACTGAACTGGGACAAGTAGCTTTTAGCAGAGATCAGCTTCTTGTACTAAAAAGGAAACTGGGCGAG ATGTATCCAAATGGACTCCCACAAGAACGCATACAACAGTTGGGATTCATTATAACCGTGTATGGCCCTGAGGAGATCCAAAGATGGAACATCACAAATGCGGACACTCTTGCACTGGTGCTGCTGAATAGCCCCAATACTAACACG ACAAATGCAGTTATTGCAAATTACCTGCAGAGATCTGGGCCGCTAAATGCAGTTGCATTGGATGCGATTGGTGGTCCAACATTGTGTACTCTGAGTGAAGAGCATCTTCGAGCCATCCTTCCCAGTGAGCTAAA GAAAGCCAAGCCACTTGATATTTCCACATGTACTCAGGCAAAGAAAGACATCATTTTTGGGATCGCAAAAGTTGCATTCCAGGATCAAGCTGGTGATCCCAAAGCCTATTATAACCTCATCAAGCCATATGTTG GTGGTGCACCAGTTCTTGATCTTCAGAGTTTAGCTGCAAGCAACATCAGCATGGACTTCCAGACATTCAATGGACTCAATCCAGTGGAAGTAGAA AAACTCACTCCTCAGAACTTGCGTGATCTACTTGGaacaaaccttaattcccttaaagAAAATGAAAATCGTCCAATAGTGCAGCGTTGGGTTAACTTTCACACAGTAGCCGAGGTGAGCAGTCTGGGAATTGGGTTACAAGGAGGAATATCAGAAGCTGGACTTGGGAACTTCTCCTTCAAAGAGC TGCCTGGTTCTGCTTCAGTCAACAGCTATAGTCTCCTGCTTTCCATCTGCATTGCTGTGATGAGCATCTCGTTGCAATGGCTTCTATAA